The following are from one region of the Amia ocellicauda isolate fAmiCal2 chromosome 1, fAmiCal2.hap1, whole genome shotgun sequence genome:
- the adi1 gene encoding acireductone dioxygenase, with amino-acid sequence MEAWYIDDSPEDQRKPHKLTPNQPVSLEDLNRLGVFYWKLNADKHENDPELQKIRDERGYSYMDIITIHKDKLPNYEEKLKTFFEEHLHLDDEIRYILDGTAYFDVRDKEDRWIRIAMKKGDMITLPAGIYHRFTMDENNYTKAMRLFVGEPVWKAYNRPADEFDARKQYENFLKSA; translated from the exons ATGGAGGCTTGGTATATTGACGATTCGCCTGAAGATCAGAGAAAACCGCACAAACTAACTCCAAATCAGCCGGTGTCTTTGGAGGACTTGAACAGACTAGGGGTTTTCTACTGGAAG ttaaatgctgacaaACATGAGAATGACCCAGAACTGCAAAAGATCCGTGATGAGAGGGGGTATTCCTACATGGACATTATTACAATACACAAGGATAAACTTCCCAATTATGAAGAAAAG CTAAAGACCTTTTTTGAGGAGCATCTCCATTTGGATGACGAAATCCGATACATATTGGACGGAACCGCTTACTTTGATGTAAGAGACAAGGAAGATCGGTGGATCAGGATTGCCATGAAGAAGGGAGACATGATTACACTGCCGGCTGGGATTTATCACAGATTTACAATGGATGAAAAT AACTACACAAAAGCAATGAGACTGTTCGTCGGGGAGCCAGTGTGGAAGGCATACAACCGCCCGGCTGATGAGTTTGATGCTCGCAAGCAGTATGAGAATTTCCTCAAAAGTGCCTGA